A window of the Planococcus citri chromosome 4, ihPlaCitr1.1, whole genome shotgun sequence genome harbors these coding sequences:
- the LOC135842713 gene encoding lumican-like yields the protein MFFERKISKLLNVFFLWLLMTHKCSCDEKNQCIYNHEDRIYTAICSDKKLEAVPSNLDRNIEGLYLDDNKLDVIGDSAFENTPNVKYLFINSNTGVHITPNAFGPLKNLHTLDLSKDRVVNVPAIKFPESLKLLNLDGINRIKITTISYLPELKSLSLQDCNLDKVPSFGGPLIHLSKIDLRGSLNKLENFTLDSLANLCSLKELYINSTASIQDSCECLRLNQWIKDNKIFGSNVTCGSIKNDKTCSTSPSSTFTETYNSCVLKRKVTTSISVVSTVCYILGGCFVCAVLLIELYIVCNRKNYSDDTIRAYLCCKRKING from the exons atgttttttgaacgaaaaatctCCAAGCTATTGA ATGTGTTTTTCCTATGGCTATTAATGACGCATAAGTGCtcatgtgatgaaaaaaatcaatgcataTACAATCATGAAGATCGTATTTATACAGCTATTTGCTCTGATAAAAAACTAGAGGCAGTTCCGAGCAATTTGGATCGAAATATTGAg gGTTTATATTTGGACGACAATAAACTCGATGTGATTGGTGACAGTGCGTTTGAAAATACGCCCAATGTCaaatatttattcataaattcCAACACAGGTGTACATATAACACCTAATGCTTTTGGACCTTTGAAGAATCTACACACTTTGGATCTTAGCAAGGACCGTGTCGTAAATGTTCCCGCTATCAAATTCCCAGAGTCGTTGAAACTATTGAATCTCGACGGAATAAATAGGATCAAAATCACAACCATAAGTTATTTGCCAGAGTTGAAAAGTTTGTCGTTGCAAGACTGTAATTTAGATAAGGTGCCTTCTTTCGGAGGTCCTCTAATCCACTTGAGCAAAATTGATTTAAGAGGATCACTAAACaagctggaaaattttacaCTGGATAGTTTAGCTAACTTATGCAGTTTGAAAGAATTATACATTAATTCTACGGCATCGATACAAGATTCTTGCGAATGTTTACGATTAAATCAATGGATCAAAGATAACAAAATTTTCGGTTCGAATGTAACTTGTGGTTCCATCAAAA aTGATAAAACTTGCAGCACATCACCATCGAGTACATTTACTGAAACTTATAACTCCTGCGTACTTAAGAGGAAGGTAACAACTTCCATCAGCGTAGTTTCCACTGTTTGTTACATTTTAGGAGGTTGCTTCGTATGCGCGGTATTGCTGATTGAATTATATATCGTCtgtaatcgaaaaaattactcagACGATACAATTCGCGCTTATTTGTgttgtaaaagaaaaataaacggATGA
- the LOC135842712 gene encoding dnaJ homolog subfamily C member 25 homolog: MAPYRILFLGITVFLFHQSEAMIDELYCGRENCYEILGVAREATKVEISKSYRQLAKKYHPDMHKTAEAKETAAETFRKLANAYEILKDEESRTDYDFMLDHPDQVYSHYYRYYRRRMTPRVDVRIVVAVTLTVISAVQYFLARQRYYTAISYLVETPKYRLKALEEAKALGLLSDKKNKTKSKAEIKEETENVIRKVLEDNMDIRGGYAKPKFTDILLCQLVLLPVGFFKYICWFCKWIWKYNICKEEYGEEEKLYLIRKNMKMKEDAFDQYTDVQKKEFLKQELWIYDNYKKWQDKKDEEMKKRMAENGRYKAYRRYMRQHGPGRIVFDDS, translated from the exons ATGGCTCCGTACAGGATACTATTCCTCGGTATAACCGTCTTTCTGTTCCATCAAAGCGAAGCTATGATCGACGAATTATACTGCGGCCGAGAAAACTGCTATGAAA TTCTCGGCGTCGCCAGGGAAGCGACTAAGGTCGAGATATCGAAATCGTATCGCCAATTGGCCAAGAAGTATCATCCGGATATGCATAAGACTGCAGAAGCCAAAGAAACAGCTGCTGAAACTTTCAGAAAACTAGCCAACGC ATATGAAATTCTTAAAGATGAAGAGTCTCGTACCGATTACGATTTCATGTTAGATCATCCAGATCAAGTGTACAGTCATTACTATAGGTATTATAGAAGACGTATGACACCTCGAGTCGATGTCAGAATTGTCGTAGCTGTCACTCTTACTGTCATTTCTGCTGTGCAGTATTTCCTCGCTCGTCAGAG gTATTATACAGCTATTTCGTATTTGGTCGAAACACCAAAGTATAGATTGAAAGCTTTAGAGGAAGCTAAAGCATTAGGATTATtaagcgataaaaaaaataaaactaaaagtaaagctgaaattaaagAAGAAACTGAAAACGTGATTAGAAAAGTGCTCGAAGATAACATGGATATTAG agGAGGATACGCCAAACCGAAATTCACCGATATTCTTCTCTGCCAATTGGTTCTGTTACCGGTGGGATTCTTCAAGTATATTTGCTGGTTTTGTAAATGGATCTGGAAGTACAATATTTGCAAAGAAGAATACGGCGAAGAAGAGAAATTATATTTGATAcgcaaaaatatgaaaatgaaagaagacGCCTTCGAT CAATACACCGACgttcaaaaaaaagaattcttgAAGCAAGAACTATGGATCTACGATAACTACAAG AAATGGCAAGATAAAAAAGACGAAGAAATGAAGAAACGTATGGCTGAAAACGGTCGTTACAAAGCATACCGAAGATACATGAGACAACATGGCCCAGGCCGAATAGTTTTCGACGATTCGTGA